The bacterium DNA window TCTGGCCGACGATCGGAAGTGGGGCGAGGATCCGCTGCAGGATGTGATCTATCTCAAGCACTTCCTGGCCGACGCCTATCCCGAAGCGGACACGTCGCGCACTGCGATTTGGGGCGGATCATACGGCGGTTACATGGTTTTGGCGGCGTTGACGTTTGCTCCGGAAGAATTTGCATTGGGGCTTGATTGGGTGGGGCCGTCGAGCCTGTTTACGCTATTGGAATCGGTGCCGCCGTACTGGGAGCCGTACAAGCAGTACTTTTACCGTGAGATCGGCAATCCGTCGGTGCCCGCAGACAGCGCGCGGATGTATCAGCAGTCGCCGCTGTATTTTGCGGACCGGATCGTGCGGCCATTGCTGATTGTGCAGGGGCGGAACGATCCGCGTGTGAAGGTAGCCGAGTCAGAGCAGATTGTCGCAGCGGCGCGCAAGAACGGTAAGCAGGTCGAGTACATGCTGTTTGAAGACGAAGGACACGGTCTGCGCAAGCGTGACAACAAGCTGAAGGCCTACAACGCGATGTATGATTTCATGCGCGCGAACTTGGGGATGAAGAAGACGGACTGACCTCCGTCACTGTCGGCCAATAGAAAACGCAAAAGCCCGCTCGCGAGAGTGGGCTTTCTAATTGGGTGCATGCTCGATTTAGCTATTTCAGCAGCAGCAGGCGTGCCACGCGCGATGCGTTGGCCGTTTCGAGGCGGGCGAAATAGAGTCCGCTTGGCAGCGACGATCCGTCGAAGTGAGTGTCATGCGATCCAGCTTCGCGAGTCTCGTTTAGCAAGACCCCGGTCTCCCGACCCAACAGATCGAATACCGTGATCTTCACATGTCCGCGGCTCGTGAGGGTGAAGCGGATTTGCGTCTGCGCGTTAAAGGGGTTGGGATAGGCGGCGAGCGTCAGTTCGCGCGGAAGTTCGAAACGGTTTTCGGCTTCATCGGTCGAGTCAATCAGCCACGGCACGAACGGGACTTCGCCCGTGATGGTATCGCCTTGTCCTTCAGGATTGTAGGCGGCATGATACGGTCCGCTGTTATGTCCCCAGTAGTTTTCGCGCGCATCCGCGGCGGCACTTAAGTCCACCGCGTAACCGCAGTTCTCCCATCGGTTGTTGATTAGGGTAAGCGGCGCCATTTGCCAAGACGGATTTCCAGCGTAGATGGAGGGTAAGGAGTTCAACGAGTCGTTGCGAAAGGTATTGTCGCGGATCCGCGAGATTGACGACCAGTCCGCCATTATATCATCGGCCGTGCTGATGCCCGAACAATTTGAGAATAAGTTCCCTTCGATTAGCGGTCCTGTTTCGATAGCATTGAGAGAAATATAGGCAATAGCCCCCAATGCCGAAGGAAGGTCGGCAAGGCCATGACATGACGCAAAGGTATTGCCGATGATCTCGACAGAATCTGCGGAGTTTGAGTATATCTCCAGAGCCGCATAACCGTAGATGCAACTAGAGAAGACATTGTTCTCAAATCGTATCGCGCTGTTTTCGGCCCGCACTGCCGAGCTGAAAGCCCGAGTCGTCACTGGACCAAAAGTGCATCCGCTCACGACGTGTGGACCACCTCCGAGGATAAGCAAGCTGATTCGGCTTGAAGACGAGAATTGGCAGGAGCGAAGCCGCGAGCGGTGTGCGTCCACAAGCGGCAGGTCGCCGCTTCCGCCGGAGAAGATGCAAAGTTCAGCATCCACAAAGTTCCCTGGGCGTCCACTAAGGCACCGTTGAAGGTTGTTCCGAAACGTGCAACGGTGAAGTTCAATATGAGCGCCTGTGTTTGCTTCCATTTGCCTAAGACCCTCAACAACAGAATCGACGCGGCTGCCCTGCATAATGATGCTGTCGGCCCAGCTCCGGATACCCCTGCCGCTAATGTTTCGAAAATCGACCTCTTCGATCCTCACCGAGGCATTCGGCGGAAGCAGCAGTGCAGCGGTCGTGTCGGCGTCGCTAACTTCAGTTGCGTCAATTTGCGTACGAGTCGTACCGGTACTGTCGTTCACAATACTGCCAATAATCCAGAAGCGCAATGCCGGCGCGATGAGAACTTCTTCATACACACCTGCCTGCAATAGCAACGTATCGTTTGCGGCAACTCGGTCCAAGCCCGCCTGAACGGTAGCAACATCTTCCGGGACGCGTATTATGTTCGCCGCGGTTTGGTGCGCGGCAAGTAAGACCAGTGTGAAACTTCCGAACCAGTGCCACCTCATGGACAACTTAGTCTGGCGTAGGAGAATGTTCCATAGGCCGTGCACTGATTACTACAACAGGCCGAAGGATCGCCGCTCAAACACGGTTCAAGTCCCACCTTAAGGATGAAGCTATCTACCGACAGGTATTGTGTGCTTGCAACAACGCAGCACACTTCCGATCCGCAAAGACCGCTTGTAGAAACGGTTTGAATCAGCGCTCCGTCTCCGGCATCGCAGAGTTTTACACAGGCAACACAATTGCTACAGTCGCCTGCGTTGCAAGTGGTCCACGCCTTGATGTAGTAGACTCCGGCGCAGTTAATGGAGAACTCATTTGACGATGTGTACCCGGTTGTTCCACCGCAGGCCGAAGTTTGTCCTGTGACACACGAGGCGTCAGAAACGGTAACGGCGATACTACATCCCGGATTATCCGTCTGCGCGAATAACGCGGCGCAGAACAGAAGGTGCGTGGCGAGCAGCAAGACACGTTTCATCATTGCAACTTCCACAAAGGAAAAATGGATAAGTTGGGCCGCGCCTTGTGCCCGGCCCGGTTGCTGATATTATATCAAAAAGAAAAGCACTTTGTCAAGAGCGAAATCACTTTCACGGGCCGGGTGTTGGTCGGTGCAGTGCATTGCGCGTCATTGAACTGCAACGGGCGGCATCACTGCCGCCCGTACGCGATCTGTCAGTCCAACTAGCAGTTCAAATTTTCAACCTGCGGTCGAGGAAGCTAAGGGTGGCGCGGAACGCTTCGGCGGTGGCCATGCCGCTATATGCAGCGCCGTTCGCAGGCTCGGCGAAACCGATGTCGCCGCGGATCAAGAGTGACTCGGCGCGGACGCCTTGTTGAATGAGTCGCTTGGCCATCATCTCCGCTTGCGGTGTGGGTACGTCGGCAGCGGGTGCGGCATGGAGGAGCAAGAGGGGCGCGGCAATGCGCATCAGCAGCGAATCGTTGGGCACGGACTGCGGATACCAGGCGACGGCCACCCGGAGGCCGGGGTCTGCCGCGACGGCTTCAACCGCCATTTCTCCGCCGAAGCCGATTCCGACCACCGCGATCTTATTGGCATTCACGGAGGAGTCGGCGATCAGAAACCGCCATCCGGCACCGACGGCGGCCAGTGCATCTTGCGGGTTCACGAGATTGGCGAAGTCGCGAGCCTGGGCGACGTCCGAAGTGCGGTCGCCGCGAAACATGTCCACGGCCAGCACGCGATAGCCGCGCAAGGCCAGCGAATCGGCCATGTCGCGCACGGTTTTGGTCAGGCCGAAGCGATCGTGCAGCAGTAAGACGGCAGGATACGGATTCTGATTGGCCGGGCCGGTGAAGTACGAGTTCGCGCGGTTGTTGAGGAACTGCTTCAGATAGTGCAGGCGAACCTCCCAAAGCCTGCCGGCAGCTTCAGTGGCGGTGAAAGCACGCACGCCCGTCACGGGAATGGTATTGATCAGGTGAATTTCGGTACCACTGCCTTTGGGCGTGAACTCGAAGCGGACCGACTCGACGCCGTGGTTACCGAAGCGGGAGTATTCGAGGACTTTGCCGGGTTCCATGACTCGCATGATGCCCTCCTCGATGTGGTCCACGTCGTACGCAACGCGCCACGTGAGCTCGGGGGCGCCGCCAAAACTGGCGGACTGAGCTTCATTCCACTGTAAAAAGAGCCAGTCCTCGCAGAGCGCGCGCCAGCACTGGAGGGGTGCCGCGGTGGTCTCGATGGTGCGGATGATCTGCTCGTCGGCACGGGCCGATGCGATGCTGAGCAACACGGCGGCAATCAGGAAACGAATCGTCATAGTGAAACCTCAGTTTGAACCGTTCAATATAGTCAGAATTGGGGGAATTCTCCAGCGGTTAGGATGGTCAGTTTGTGGCAGAATGATGCACGGGGATGCGGGTTTGTAAAATCTCAAATGACAGTTAGTTACTTGCAACTGGGGCAGGGAATTCGTAAGTTTACGGACTGTAAGCGGATGCATACATTGTTGGTAAGTTATTGTTTTCTTGGTCCCTTTGATTCAGAACGAGGAGTTTTGACAGATGAAACGACCCAGCACCGCCTCTTGGGAGAGGTACATCGCACTGCTGCTTGGCACGGTCGGATTGCTGTGGAGTACGGCGAGCTTCGCGGTAGACCCGCGCAACTGGGGTCCGCCGGGACAGCCCATCCGCCAGGGCCATCACATCGAGTGGCAGCGAGCGGCAATCCGCTCGGACAACGGCTATACGCTTGTTGTGTGGTCGGACACGCGCACGGGCGATCGTGATGTTTACGCGCAATTGATCGAGCCGGACGGTGATTTTGCACCGGGCTGGCCGGTTCAGGTAGTACACTATCCGTACCGTCAAGAGGATCCGGAGCCGATTCCCGTGGACGGTGGTTTCATCGTGACGTGGATTGACTTCCGCTTCGACAGTACGGGTGACGTGTTTGCACAGAAGCTGGACTATGCCGGCAATTTGCTTTGGAATCCGGTTGGCGCGATCGTGGATACGTTCGTGAGTACGGATCAGAATTCGATGGTGAACGAAACGACGCTGCGCGGAGCGCACGACGGTTCGGGCGGTGCGGTCATCGCCTGGGAGTCGAACTTGCGCGGCGACGTCGCGGATATCTACGCAATGCGGATCAACTCAAACGGGCAGCGCGCCTGGAACGAGGTCTTGGGCGTGACGGAGAGCGTCGGTGTCCAGACCGGCATCACGGCGGACACGGATGGCCAGGGCGGGCTAATCGTCGGTTGGAATGACAACCGCGACGGCGGCAATGTCTACGCGGCGAAAATCACGAACGCGGGGACGCTGCCGTGGGGTGGCGTGGGCGGCCGCGTGGTGTGTGATTTTACGGCCCGGCAGTTGGGCTTGAAACTTTGTCCGGATTTTACCACGGGCGGCGCGTTTTTCGCGTGGCAGGATGAGCGCAACGGCTCCTCGAATGATCTATATATCCAGCGCTTCAACGGCGCGGGCGCGGCGCAATGGGCCGAAGATGGTATTCCGCTGTGCACAGCGGCGGACGATCAGCGCGGTGTGCGCGTGACGCCGAGTTTTAACGGCGGCGTACAGGACGGTTGGCTGACATGTTGGCAGGATGTGCGAGTCAACGGTTCAGTGGAAGAAGTCTTTGCGCAAAAGCTGAATCTTTCCGGCGTGCCGCAGTGGACAGAGAATGGCGTGCGGATCTGCGGTGACGCGGCGGGCGGCGGTCTGGGCGCCACGCGCGACAACAGCCGTTTGACGTCGGATTTGCAGGGTGGCGGCTTGTACGTCTGGGACGACACGCGGCTTGATCCGGGTAACATATTGCAGTACGATACGTACATGGCGCACCTGAACGCAAGTGGATCGCATGTTTGCAATGAATGCGGCGTGGCGATCCGTACGGCTGAGAATCAGCAGCAGGAAGCTCTCTTGCGCATGAGCGGCGACGGCTCGGACGTGTTCGTGATTTACGCGGACTTCTATCGCGGATCGCGTACGTTAAGCGTGGCGCAGGCGAGCATCGCCAACTGTGCGATTGAGCGGACGCAAGAGGCGATTTTCGGTTTGGATGGCGACGCGACGAATCCGACGAACATCCACATGTTTTGGGGCAATGTAGCGTTCGTGTGGGAAGACAATCGCGGCGTGAACTTCGGCAAGCAGGTGTACTACCAGGTGCTGGACACGACGTACGCCCCGACGTTTGCGCATATTCCCGCTAATGGCGCGCCGATCGCTCCCGTGAGCGCGGGCGGTTCGCGGTTTGATCAGAGCCGTCCTTACGTCTGCACGGACGGCAACAACGGCTTCTACTGCTCGTTTGAGAACTTGACGGAAGGCGTGAAGCAGATCCGCATTCAGCAGGTGGGCTGGAACGGCCAGCTCCAATGCGACCTCGCGGGCACGGTGGTGTCGGCGGCGGCCGTGGATCAGCAGGATGCACAGGTTGCGCCGGATGGTCAAGGCGGCGTGTACGTGGTGTGGTCGGGTTTTGATCCGAGCTTCCAGTTGGACGTTTATGCGATGCGGATGGGCCCGAACTGCGAGGCGCTGTGGACGGAGCCGGTGCTGCTTTCGAGTAGTACGGAATTCGACGACGCTCTGCAGGGGATCGTGGCGGACGGAAACGGCTGCGTGGTAGCGGTTTGGCAGACGGGTGATTTCGGCAACTACAATCTGCGCGGCG harbors:
- a CDS encoding T9SS type A sorting domain-containing protein yields the protein MDAELCIFSGGSGDLPLVDAHRSRLRSCQFSSSSRISLLILGGGPHVVSGCTFGPVTTRAFSSAVRAENSAIRFENNVFSSCIYGYAALEIYSNSADSVEIIGNTFASCHGLADLPSALGAIAYISLNAIETGPLIEGNLFSNCSGISTADDIMADWSSISRIRDNTFRNDSLNSLPSIYAGNPSWQMAPLTLINNRWENCGYAVDLSAAADARENYWGHNSGPYHAAYNPEGQGDTITGEVPFVPWLIDSTDEAENRFELPRELTLAAYPNPFNAQTQIRFTLTSRGHVKITVFDLLGRETGVLLNETREAGSHDTHFDGSSLPSGLYFARLETANASRVARLLLLK
- a CDS encoding dienelactone hydrolase family protein, yielding MTIRFLIAAVLLSIASARADEQIIRTIETTAAPLQCWRALCEDWLFLQWNEAQSASFGGAPELTWRVAYDVDHIEEGIMRVMEPGKVLEYSRFGNHGVESVRFEFTPKGSGTEIHLINTIPVTGVRAFTATEAAGRLWEVRLHYLKQFLNNRANSYFTGPANQNPYPAVLLLHDRFGLTKTVRDMADSLALRGYRVLAVDMFRGDRTSDVAQARDFANLVNPQDALAAVGAGWRFLIADSSVNANKIAVVGIGFGGEMAVEAVAADPGLRVAVAWYPQSVPNDSLLMRIAAPLLLLHAAPAADVPTPQAEMMAKRLIQQGVRAESLLIRGDIGFAEPANGAAYSGMATAEAFRATLSFLDRRLKI
- a CDS encoding T9SS type A sorting domain-containing protein gives rise to the protein MKRPSTASWERYIALLLGTVGLLWSTASFAVDPRNWGPPGQPIRQGHHIEWQRAAIRSDNGYTLVVWSDTRTGDRDVYAQLIEPDGDFAPGWPVQVVHYPYRQEDPEPIPVDGGFIVTWIDFRFDSTGDVFAQKLDYAGNLLWNPVGAIVDTFVSTDQNSMVNETTLRGAHDGSGGAVIAWESNLRGDVADIYAMRINSNGQRAWNEVLGVTESVGVQTGITADTDGQGGLIVGWNDNRDGGNVYAAKITNAGTLPWGGVGGRVVCDFTARQLGLKLCPDFTTGGAFFAWQDERNGSSNDLYIQRFNGAGAAQWAEDGIPLCTAADDQRGVRVTPSFNGGVQDGWLTCWQDVRVNGSVEEVFAQKLNLSGVPQWTENGVRICGDAAGGGLGATRDNSRLTSDLQGGGLYVWDDTRLDPGNILQYDTYMAHLNASGSHVCNECGVAIRTAENQQQEALLRMSGDGSDVFVIYADFYRGSRTLSVAQASIANCAIERTQEAIFGLDGDATNPTNIHMFWGNVAFVWEDNRGVNFGKQVYYQVLDTTYAPTFAHIPANGAPIAPVSAGGSRFDQSRPYVCTDGNNGFYCSFENLTEGVKQIRIQQVGWNGQLQCDLAGTVVSAAAVDQQDAQVAPDGQGGVYVVWSGFDPSFQLDVYAMRMGPNCEALWTEPVLLSSSTEFDDALQGIVADGNGCVVAVWQTGDFGNYNLRGAKVCGDGSVAWSGDVSASPREQTEASIVADGQGGVYVAWSDSRNQLDEKDVYGQHFNAAGEPQWTNNGSLIVNHDQDQKIPRMAVDSQGNVFVMWQDFRNGNNLDLYGQKLSSAGTRLWTPLSGKPFCTRPGDQADQQLLVEWSDGLYMAWEDGRANPFMDLYGVHISPQTQVSDAHWGTLSETEGTGGVINNEYQNQTQPALAHDYHGGTVAVWVDWRSSGKEPLQNIWGNWINDYTVSVRELPAPLPREYMLTQNYPNPFNPTTEFQFTVPATEAVKIRVFNTLGQEVQTLIDEVMHAGTYEVRFDASALSSGVYFYRMETPSFQTVKTMQLVK